The segment GGTCTCCGTCGGCCAGACGGACAGGACGTCCCCGTCGCAGTCCGACCAGGCCCGGAACTTCTCCACGATCCATGACGCAAGTCCGACCGGGCTATCTGCGAGGGCAAACGCAAGCGTCTGTGGGCGCGAACTCTGAAGTGCCTGATACCCTCCCTCATCGCGCTGCCAGACGGCAACGCGAGCGTCATAGTCGGATTCCGCCTGTGTCGGTGCTCGCCCTCCCCGAGGCTTGGGTGCAACCGTGGAAACATGGAGGGCCAGCACACGATCCGGGTGCGCGATCGCGATGCGCGTGGCCGTTCCCGAACCGATATCCGTGCCCGCCACGGCGAAGCGGCCATAGCCGAGCGAAGTCATCAGCTCCGGGAAGAGCGAGGCATACTCGAATTCATAGGGCTGATGGGGACGATCGGAAAACCCGAAACCCGGCATGGTCGGTATGACGATATCGAACGGGATCGCGCCGGCCATCAGTATTGGGACGATCTTCCCGTATTCGATGAAGCTGGATGGCCACCCGTTCAGAAGCATCAGCGGTACGGCGCCTTCGCGTCCGGACCTGAAATGCAGATAGTGAATCCCGCAGCCACCGATCTGCGCCTTGAAATGCGGCAGGCGGTTTAATGAACGGACGCGCTCGGACCAGTCGTAGTCGGTACGCCAGAACCGGACGAGATCCTCGAGGAAACGCCGTTCGGTCCCCTGGGACCAGTCGTCGACGACCGCATCGGCCCACCGCGTATCGGCAAGCCGATCCATGAGCGTCGCC is part of the Luteibacter pinisoli genome and harbors:
- a CDS encoding epoxide hydrolase family protein, with product MSTRFQIPIDPRGVATLMDRLADTRWADAVVDDWSQGTERRFLEDLVRFWRTDYDWSERVRSLNRLPHFKAQIGGCGIHYLHFRSGREGAVPLMLLNGWPSSFIEYGKIVPILMAGAIPFDIVIPTMPGFGFSDRPHQPYEFEYASLFPELMTSLGYGRFAVAGTDIGSGTATRIAIAHPDRVLALHVSTVAPKPRGGRAPTQAESDYDARVAVWQRDEGGYQALQSSRPQTLAFALADSPVGLASWIVEKFRAWSDCDGDVLSVWPTETLLDTIMIYWTTNTIGSSIRYYFDAARLRPPLRVSDYVSAPTAVAMWPRDLVLAPRELAEELYNVKRYTLMARGGHFPAWEAADLYAEDLGAMAKLVTS